Within the Cytophagales bacterium genome, the region CTGTTACCTTCACCTTTTTGTCTAAGTTACCGGAGGAGGTAGTACCATTTGAGCCATTTCCATTAGCCCCGTTCTTAATACCCGCATGTGCAAAAGAATCACCTACAGTAATCTCGCGCATGGCTACTTTAATATCATGGACATTCCCTTTCAAATAAACTTTTTTGGAATTTGGAAAGGGCGCTCTGGTAATTGTGCTGTTGGATGGTAATTTGTGGTTTTTCATAATTAAAAATGTTTTAGGATATAAAAATCCGGTTACTATTAAATTTTGGAACTTGTATGGATGTATGAATGCATGGGTGCATGAAGAGGCATGCAGGCATGCAGTTATGCAATCGTGCAACCATACACTCATCTTCCATTTTCCCTGCCCGCCACTTTACAAACAAGCAGCAGTAGGCAGCGGCAGTTGGCAGTCCTGCCTCCTGCTGCTGCCGCTGCCTACTCTAACTTTCGGAAACCTGTCTCCCTTTACTCCATAGGCAGTTGACAATAGCTGGATACTGGATATTGTCTACTGACAACAAAACAAAGTTTTGGCAGGCGGGCATTTCCCATTTCCCATCTCTTCATCCTCCTTGCGTAGCTTTTATTACGATTATTTTATCGTTGGCTTTTAATTTATAGCTATCCCAATTTGATCTGGGTACAACTACATTGTTCACTGCCAGGGCAATTCCGGTAACGTTTTTTAATTTTAATTCACCGAGTAATCTTTCTAATGTAGCGTTTTCAGAAAGATTGTATTTCTCGTTATTTGCAAATACGGTCATGATGGATGAAACC harbors:
- the thiS gene encoding sulfur carrier protein ThiS; translation: MTVFANNEKYNLSENATLERLLGELKLKNVTGIALAVNNVVVPRSNWDSYKLKANDKIIVIKATQGG